One region of Eurosta solidaginis isolate ZX-2024a chromosome X, ASM4086904v1, whole genome shotgun sequence genomic DNA includes:
- the LOC137234300 gene encoding uncharacterized protein, whose protein sequence is MMYKNEYELKMKELLNDKNTYKTIRNDPTQKLMRNTIINNLYKQRRLDAKQKFQLTSAAANAPRLYGLPKIHKPHAPLRPICSFVNVPCYKLSKFVGSILENIISEDLNIKSSLQLKEKINNFTIQDYEILISFDVVSLFTNIPIHLAIRTIMRKWEKLETHTQIDKKQFQTILDFCLRDNNYFSYNNTLYQQIYGMPMGNPLTPTIADIVLDKLLDDSLAELKSKDIYVKYITKYVDDIFAIFKVKDVEDILTVFNAQHTKIQFTKELEQNNKVAFIDVEIHRKNQNLTFNWYAKPMASGRIIKYHSNHAWKQKINTATSLIRKIHLISDGDFIEENKKKIKNILFKNSYPHTLIEKLIINTIQEMDHPNSSNGQTEANTNKLELPTYPD, encoded by the coding sequence ATGATGTACAAAAACGAATACGAGCTAAAAATGAAAGAGTTGCTAAACgataaaaacacatacaaaacaattaggaATGATCCCACGCAAAAACTGATGAGGAACACAATTATAAATAATCTTTACAAACAAAGAAGACTCgacgcaaaacaaaaatttcagctgACATCCGCGGCTGCTAATGCTCCAAGACTTTACGGACTTCCGAAAATTCACAAACCACACGCACCACTTAGACCGATTTGCTCATTTGTTAATGTACCATGttacaaattatcaaaatttgttggaagcattttagaaaatattatatccgaagatcttaatataaaaagttcacttcaacttaaagaaaaaatcaataatttcacaATTCAAGACTACGAAATTCTCATTTCGTTCGACGTCGTATCTCTTTTTACGAATATACCCATACATTTAGCAATACGCactattatgcgaaaatgggaaaAATTGGAGACGCATACACAAATAGACAAAAAACAGTTCCAGACGATACTCGATTTCTGCTTACGTGACAACAATTACTTTTCATATAACAACACCCTATACCAACAAAtctacggaatgccaatgggcaacccgctaACTCCAACCATTGCAGATATCGTTCTCGACAAACTattggacgacagcctcgctgaattaaaaagcaaagacatatatgtcaaatacataaccaaatatgtagatgacatattcgcaatttttaaagttaaagacgtggaagacatactaacAGTATTTAATGCACAGCATACCAAGATACAATTTACTAAAGAATTAGAACAGAACAACAAAGTTGCTTTCATAGACGTAGAAATACaccgaaaaaaccaaaacttaacgTTCAACTGGTATGCAAAGCCGATGGCATCAGGAAGAATTATCAAATATCACTCCAATCATgcatggaagcagaaaattaacacaGCAACAAGTCTAATAAGGAAAATACACCTTATAAGTGACGGCGatttcatagaagaaaacaagaagaaaataaaaaatattctcttcaaaaatagctacccgcATACActaatagaaaagcttataattaatacgatacaagaaatggaccaccctaattcatcaaatggacaaacagaagcaaacacaaacaaattGGAGTTACCTACATACCCGGACTAA